A genomic stretch from Theropithecus gelada isolate Dixy chromosome 2, Tgel_1.0, whole genome shotgun sequence includes:
- the PPM1L gene encoding protein phosphatase 1L isoform X2: MLEKLTVSYDEAGTTCLIALLSDKDLTVANVGDSRGVLCDKDGNAIPLSHDHKPYQLKERKRIKRAGGFISFNGSWRVQGILAMSRSLGDYPLKNLNVVIPDPDILTFDLDKLQPEFMILASDGLWDAFSNEEAVRFIKERLDEPHFGAKSIVLQSFYRGCPDNITVMVVKFRNSSKTEEQ, encoded by the exons GCACAACGTGTTTGATTGCTCTGCTATCAGATAAAGACCTCACTGTGGCCAACGTGGGTGATTCGCGCGGGGTCCTGTGTGACAAAGATGGGAACGCTATTCCTTTGTCTCATGATCACAAGCCTTACCagttgaaggaaagaaagaggataaAGAGAGCAG GTGGTTTCATCAGTTTCAATGGCTCTTGGAGGGTCCAGGGAATCCTGGCCATGTCTCGGTCCCTGGGAGATTATCCGCTGAAAAATCTCAATGTGGTCATCCCAGACCCAGACATCCTGACCTTTGACCTGGACAAGCTTCAGCCTGAGTTCATGATCTTGGCATCAGATGGCCTCTGGGATGCTTTCAGCAATGAAGAAGCAGTTCGATTCATCAAGGAGCGCTTGGATGAACCTCACTTTGGGGCCAAGAGCATAGTTTTACAGTCATTTTACAGAGGCTGCCCTGACAATATAACAGTCATGGTGGTGAAGTTCAGGAATAGCAGCAAAACAGAAGAGCAGTGA